A genomic window from Shewanella vesiculosa includes:
- a CDS encoding YigZ family protein, producing the protein MIESYLIPQANLAIEEEIKHSRFISLLFHCPHANDMKLVLTDIKQQYLGANHYCYAFVAGSPENTIDMGASDDGEPSGSAGKPMLACLQGANIGELGAIVVRYFGGTKLGVGGLVRAYTSGIKQGLTQIQTQVKHLRYPANLVCHYAQLTDIEYLVAQHDGVVIDKVFTDWVEIRLELAKSHHQAFNLALATLTQGQLQVKFTV; encoded by the coding sequence TTGATTGAGTCATACCTAATACCACAAGCTAACCTAGCCATAGAAGAAGAGATAAAGCATAGCCGCTTTATCTCTTTGTTATTTCATTGCCCGCATGCTAATGATATGAAGTTAGTACTTACTGACATAAAGCAGCAATATCTAGGTGCCAACCACTATTGTTATGCATTCGTTGCTGGTAGCCCTGAAAATACCATTGATATGGGGGCTAGCGATGATGGCGAGCCGTCAGGTAGTGCGGGTAAGCCCATGTTAGCGTGTTTACAAGGCGCAAATATTGGTGAGCTTGGTGCTATTGTTGTGCGTTATTTTGGTGGTACTAAGTTAGGCGTTGGTGGTTTAGTACGAGCTTATACTTCGGGTATCAAGCAAGGGTTAACTCAAATACAAACTCAGGTTAAGCATTTGAGGTATCCGGCAAACTTAGTGTGTCATTATGCTCAACTAACTGATATTGAATATTTAGTTGCTCAACACGACGGCGTAGTAATCGATAAAGTGTTTACTGACTGGGTTGAAATACGCCTTGAGTTGGCTAAATCACATCATCAGGCGTTTAACTTAGCGCTAGCGACTCTGACTCAGGGCCAGCTACAAGTAAAGTTTACAGTTTGA